The window GCACGTCCGGGACTGTGCCGGGGGCACCGGGTAACCGGCGTCCCTACGGCGGAGGAAAATGAAAATTCCCGCAGAAATTTTATCTAAGCCCGGAAAGCTAAGTGATAACGAATATAATCTAATCAAAGAGCATTCTAAAGCGGGTTATGAAGTTCTTAATCGTGTTCATTTTCCATGGCCCATTGCCGAAGTGGCCCTGCAACATCATGAGCGCATGAACGGCACCGGTTATCCGCAACAACTTAAAGGAGAGGCTATTATTATTGAGGCACGTATTATTGCTGTAGCCGATACCATTGAAGCGATGTCATCACATCGACCATATCGTGCTGGGCTTGGCATTGAAAAAGCATTGGCTGAAATTGAGCTGGGCTGTGGCACTGCCTACGATACTAATGTAGTTGACGCCTGCCTGAAATTGTTCAGGGAACTTAAA is drawn from Gammaproteobacteria bacterium and contains these coding sequences:
- a CDS encoding hypothetical protein (Evidence 5 : Unknown function), translated to MKIPAEILSKPGKLSDNEYNLIKEHSKAGYEVLNRVHFPWPIAEVALQHHERMNGTGYPQQLKGEAIIIEARIIAVADTIEAMSSHRPYRAGLGIEKALAEIELGCGTAYDTNVVDACLKLFRELKFKILD